From the genome of Balaenoptera ricei isolate mBalRic1 chromosome 13, mBalRic1.hap2, whole genome shotgun sequence:
ACTATTACAAGTTCTCAGTGATGTTCTGGCTGAGATTGACCCAAAGCAAGTTGTTGATATCAGAGAGGAGATGCCAGAGCAGACAGCCAAAAGGATGTTGAACCTTCTTGGTATCCTTAAATACAAACCTCCAGGAAATGCCACGGACATGAGTAACTTTCGTCAGGGTCTGGTGATTGGAAGTAAACCTGTAATTTACCCAGTGCTCCACTGGCTTCTTCAGAGAACTAATGAACTGAAGAAAAGAGCATATTTAGCTCGTTTTTTAATAAAACTTGAAGTACCAAGTGAGTTTCTTCAGGATGAAACCGTGGCCGATACCAATAAACAGTATGAAGATTTGATGGAAGCCTTTAAAACTTTGCATAAAGAATGTGAGCAGCTCAAGACATCTGGATTTTCTACAGCAGAAATAAGAAGGGATGTCAGTGCaatggaggaagaaaaggatCAGCTCATTAAGAGAGTTGAACGTTTGAAGAAAAGGGTGGAGACAGTTCAGAATCATCAACGGATGCTTAAAATAGCAAGGCAACTTCGagttgagaaagagagagaagaatttcTTGCACAACAGAAACAGGGACAAAAGAATCAGCTATTTCATGCACTGCAGAGACTGCAAAGAATACAAAACCAGTTGAAAAGTATGCGCCATGCAACAGCAGATGCGAAGCCTGAAAGTTTAATGAAGAGGCTAGAGGAGGAGATAAAGTTTAATTCATATATGGTAACTGAAAAATTTCCTAAAGAATTagagaacaagaaaaaagaattgcattttttacagaaagtgGTTTCAGAGCCTGCTATGGGTCATTCTGATCTTCTTGAACTtgaatctaaaataaatgaaatgaacacACAGATCAGTCAGCTGATTGAAAAGCAAATGATGAGAAATGAGCCAATTGAAGGCAAACTGTCACTATATAGGCAACAGGCATCCATCATTTCTCGTAAAAAAGAAGCCAAAGCTGAGGAACTTCAGGAGGCAAAGGAGAAGTTAGCCAACCTAGAGAGAGAAGTGTCAGTGAAGACAAATCAGACCCGTGAATTTGATGGCACCGAAGTTTTGAAGGGAGAtgaagggacacgggttcgagccctggtccaggaagatcccacatgctgtggagcacctaagcccgtgtgccacaactactgagcctgcgctctagagcccgtgagccacaactactgagcccacgtgccacaactactgaagcccacacgcctagagcccgtgctccacaacaagagaagccaccgcaatgagaagtccgtgcaccacaacgaagagtagtccccgctcgccacaagtagagaaagcccgcatacagcaacgaagacccaacacagccaaaaataaataaaataaatttatttttaaaaaaccaaaccgcCTCcccaaaaaaaagacaataaccaAATGACCACtaaacatgaaaaagtgctcatcCTCATTAGTCATTATGAAtattcaaattaaaactacaaagaaataCCACTGCAGATCCACTGTAATGGTTAAAATTAATAAGATTGACAGCATCAATTGGTGGTAAGGatgtgtggagcaacaggaattctcatgtactgctggtgggaatataagtttaCATAACTTTGGGAAACTACTTGGCAGTATCTACTAAATCTGAACATATGCCTATTCTTGATGAGCAGTTCTACTCTCAGGTACATTCCCAgctgtaatatatatgtataccaaaGGACATTTGCAAGAATCTCCACAGCTGCACTATTTGTAAAAGCCAAAAACTGCTgttaacccaaatgttcatcaacaatagaatggataaattctgGTATATTCACTTAATGAAATACTGTGCAGCAGTGAGATTGAATGAACTATTACTATATGCCACAATGTAGATTAATCTCACacagagcaaaagaagccagattaaaaaagagttaatactttgtgttttctaaatggaatttataaattataaagttaaaaaataggcagaattaATCAGTGGTGATAGCAGGGAGGATAATGGTTACCATTGGTTGGGAGGAGTGATTAGGAGGAAGAACGGGGGAACTTTTGGGGTTGTAGTGTTCTGTTTCTTGGTCTAGAACAAATgtatgttcactttgtgaaaattcactgaaCTGATCATACATGAtttatgcatttttctgtatttatatttcaatgaaaagtttaactagaaaaaaaaaaagccagcacaTGTCCGTCTCACTCTGTTCACTTAAAAGAAGTGAATGAGTATATCTTAGGTAATCAGTATAATTTTTAGGAAATTTGAAATCTTAAATGCTTAGAAAGATTATTAATAAGCAAGATTAAAATGTAATAAGCAGATAAAGTATTTGTATGAATGAATTTTGGCATTTtatctgaaagttaaaaaaaattacaaatgagaCTAGCTGCAGTTACTGTTCTTGATTATAAAAGTAGCTCTAACTTTGTGCATTTATTAATATAAAGTCTAAGCTCTGagttgtattaaatttttttgacaaaaacttctattattttaaatatatcacaaaTATTCTATGGCTACAGGCCAACTGTGCAGGAAGATGGAGGAGATGTAATCTATAAAGGCTTTGAAGATGGCATTGTACAGCTGAAACTCCAAGGTTCTTGTACCAGCTGCCCCAGTTCAATCATTACTCTGAAAAATGGAATTCAGAACATGCTGCAGTTTTATATTCCAGAAGTAGAAGGTGTAGAACAGGTATGCCAATATTGTATGACAGTTTAggtttaatattaaaatgaattttttggaaagaaaaattcaTGACCTGACATTTTCTTCCAGGGCTATATCGTCGTGTTACCATTGTTATCAGACTTGCAGGCTCCTTATTTAAGAATTAACTTTAGTATTATGAattacctactgtgtgcccagcgTTTTTACAAATATTACCTCATTTATCTTCTAACAACGCAGTGTAATAATATTAAGTAAGTCATTTCCATTTTGTACatgggaaacagactcagagggcATACTGCTGCTCTAGAAAAGTTATGAAAAGGGGATTCAAAACATGAtgaaattttatagatgaggtttAGAAGTCTTTAGTGGAACAGCTCCACTACTTCGTATTTAAACACTTCTTGTTCTTAAATGTGCAGGCAAGAAGCTCATCAAGAAATcatactttgttgtacagtaaaACAGACTACTGAGTAGAGTAATAGAGCTTTATCTATAGCCTGATGTCAACATTTTTTCTGCCCCAAGATATCTAAGGAATATAGTACAGTACTTTCTCAGCAGTGATAGTGACCTTCACTGCAGTAATTCTGAAACAAGAGGCATGGCCTTATGGAGAGAGATTATCAAGTAAGGAAAGAGCGTATGGAaattagaaatttgaaaaaactcTTCAGGTAATTCTGTGACTTTAAGGAGAGGGCATCATCTCCTCTCAGCTCCTGTGAGACTCACTCATCTCTGGGTAGTATTTAAAACTGTCCTTTTGGTACAATACATGCTGTCTCCTCTTTGAAGTTCTTATCAGTCCTTCACTTGGAATTAAGCTGTACTTCTGTGCAAAgcttctgtgtgtctgtttcagcTTTCTGTTCAGGGGTAATTTCCTTGAGAGGTTTGTAATCGTATCTAGGTCTTTGTGTTCTTCAACACTTAGCCTTGTGTGTTGTTTACATAGTttgtattaaataaatgtttagaaacattaaaaatttagGAACATTTTTGCCTAAAATAGAAGTTGATTGACAaaattttttggattgggtgctGCTGAGATtggatataaaaatatcaattcctTGGAAGTAAATATCCATTTTTTACTCAGCCCAGAAGAAACTATGAGGGAATTGTTTTTCCATTGATTGTTTCAGATCAGAACCAGATtcatctggatttttttaaaattaatttttgttccattttcctCTATAtgcctttttttatataaatttatttattttacttattgttttttggctgcgttgggtcttcgttgctgctcacaggctttctctagttgcggtgagcggggctactcttcgttgtggtgcatgggcttctcgttgcggtggcttcttttgttgcagagcacgggctctggagtgcagcctcagtagttgtggctcacgggcttagttgctccacggcatgtgggatcttcccggaccagggcttgaacccatgtcccctgcattggcaggtggatttttaatcactgcaccaccagggaagcccctctacgtgccttttaaaaaaattacagtagTTAACACTTTGGTCGATTGACAAAGGAAGGTTTTTATTCACTTGTCCagggtggggtgatgaattggCAGTTGGATTATAAACCTGAATTGGCATTTAATTATAGTAGGTATGGTGAAGAGAAAAAATAGTCTTAGGTTTATATAACTCTTTTCCTTTCCAAAGGAGTTGGATTTTAGTATCTGAGTAAAATATTAACCCATGAAAAGATActaatcctttcttttttttcttcaagtattCATTAGTATCTTTCTTAACTTACTTGAAATGAGAATCTTCACATTCTTCTAAGGtttaaaatgaacttttatgtCAGTAAGACCAAAATAATTAGTTGCtagtatattttgtttctttaccttttttagggattcatttttctaatatgtATTTTTACAATAACAATTTGGTATAGCTCCCTAGAATGTATTTAAGGAAATGAgatgcttttggaaaaaaaagcaaaaacatcagttatatatattagtCATACAGCTAGGAAATACCAGTTATCATTATAGTCTTCTCTGTCCAGCTGAGACTCTGCTATTGGAAGCCTCCTTTGGGACAAGGAAAAGAGACCAATGTTTTATTTAACTTGCTAATATTCAGTTTGCTTTTATGTTGTTAGAATATCAGGTTATGATGCAAACCTTGTGCTTTGGGGGCTGTTGGTAGATTTATTCTTATTGGATTGGCACGCATTGTTATAGATTAGAGTATTTCAGGTAAGCAAGTAatattaaaatcaggaaaatagcAATTTCTAATCCTTAATTCTTaagttctctttgtttttttgttttaggttATGGATGATGAATCAgatgaaaaagaagcaaactcaccTTAAATTAATTTGAGTTTTCTTTGGGCCCAGCAGTTGGACTTGTTGATACATATACTAAGCTTTTATTATTAATCTGCTAAGGAACTTGAGGATTAATAAAATATACCCTTTCTTCAGAGAATGATATATAAATATTGCATGTTTGCTTTACCTCATATGAGTTATTTATAACATCCTGAATCATCTTCTGCACACATGGATTTTATCcagggatatttttatttttgttcttcatttctcATGGTTCCTTCTTTGCATAATGTGTGAAGCAGTTTAAAATACATCCCCCCaatctaatttatttacttttttaatacaGAAGTAAATagggagaatttttttaagatattctAAAATGGCTAAGCTTTTTATGAGATGTTTGAAACTATGGTTACTGAATTTttaccttgttaaaaaaaaaacactaaacaattttagttttaaaatggtATCTGCCTAGTAGCCCCCAATGTAGTATCACATAACTTCCCActgaaagaccaaaaaaaagaaaaagaaaaatcataatgcTGAAAACTGATGAAGAACCAAGTTCTAGAATGTAGACAAAATTTCCATTGATTACAAGACAGAGCAGGCTGAATTGAGAAAAACTGCCTTAGTATGCTCAGGCTTTACCTTATGATACAAAATCTGTCTGAAAAAAAGATGTGAAACTGCTTGGTCCTTCTACTGGCTTCTCCTGACTCAGAGATCTATAATCTGTACCATGCCAAAAATTTGGATGGTTATCTTTCTACCATATGTGTACTGCTTTTTCAGATAGCCCAAGTAGCAAATTatctttctctcttgtttttctaTAGGAATTCAGATTCAACAGTTCACAGACAGTATCAGGAAAGGAAAGATAGGTACCTTGCATCTTTGGAATTCTGTTCCCCCAAAGTACTGAGATTAAAATAGGGATGGAAACAGAAAGAACTCTGGCAGTTGTGAATGCTGGAAAgagaatttttgttcttttggttCACAGAACCAGGCATTGCGGTTGGAGAATTTGTTTCCTGAGCCATTATAGATGAATTCAGGTTAGACTATGGGAATTACTATGTAAGGTAGGCACATTAATCTGCTGAAGCTACAAGAAATTGAGATTGTGGAGGAGATGCAGTTAATGACAAGTTTTGGGTCTGGCCACGAAATAAGTGGCTGAGGTGAGTGGGGGATTTAGTTACTGGAAGAGGAAATCATGGAACAGAGAGGCCAAGTTATTGGAAAGATTTTCTACAAAAGGGAGCAACCATGAAGAACAAGGAGGAAAGGTGGAGAAGAACATTCTAGGCATACAGAACGGTGTAATCAGAATCTGGAAGCTGTGGAATGTATTTGGGAACTGCAAGAAGCTGAGTAGGACTTGAGTGTAAGGTGGAAGGGCTTAGCTGGAAATGGTGCAGAGGTAGGCATTGGGTAgtgaggagaatgctgcagacaCACTTGGTTGCCTACTCAGCTTACACCCCTGCTTCTTACTGAGAGAGGCCCTCTCAATTATCATTTGCTTGCAGTGTGCCCACGGAAGGTAGGTCTCACTCAGTCCCAGGGGATAAATTATAACTAGTTTAACTCGGACATTTTAACTCCTTTTTTCTTTGCCAGTCATTAGTCTGGGTATGGACATATGACCCAACTCTGCCTATGAGCTGTAAGAGAAAGTCTGTTGGTGAGCTCTGGAAAGGTTTTCTTCCTTGATAGAGAAGAAAGTTTATGTAAAGAAGGCTCTTTTCCTATCcattcctttccttcctgcttGGTATACTGTAATATGAAGACTTGACGTCCAAGGCTCTGACAGTCAGCTTGTGATCATGAAAACCAGTTCACTAAGAAtggcaaagaggaaggaaaacaaaaaaggggGCCTGGATCTTTGAGGACACTATTGACCTTTGAGCCAGCCTGGGAACCACCAGTGTTCAGAGTATCATGTGACATAAAAGTTTTTCTTGTTACATCAGGTATTCTGTCATTTGAAGCTGATTGCCTTCTAACAAAGAGCCTGGTAAATCATGGAGAACTTGGTAAATAATTTTACTGCTTTTTTATTTGTGGCAGACAGTGCCAAATGTCAATCTTAAAATGATaacaaattcacatttttaaattaattgagcCACTTTTTCAATCAAAGATTAATTTAGGTGTAGTTCAATCACAtaatagttttacattttgaatGTTTAAGTTATATTTAATTTCCTCCCACATAACCCTGAAGAAAGAAAGTAATCATTCACTGTTAGTTGTGTttcactaaaacaaaaataaaaattaaccccCAAAATGTGCAAAATGTTTTTACACGAAATATTCTTGAAAACACTTgttgggacttacctggtgggccagtagttaagactccacgctcccaacgcagggggcctgggttcgacccctggtcggggaaataagattccACATAACACAactagcccacgtgccacaactagggaagcccacgcgccgcaacgaagacccagcgcaggcaaaataaataaactaagaaaaaaccaaaaaaactggtTGTcttaacagaaattaaaaaaacaaaacaaaaatacactatAACTATGGGACATTTCAATATGTATTTGAAACTGAGATTATTGGCCAAAGCACCTGGAGGGTTTTTTACTAAACAAAATTAGGGTGAAGCCTGTCAAGGAGTGGGTAATTTCCCCCTCTACCCCTTTTGAGTTCTTGTGACTGGACTAACAATAAAAATTGACACaagatagattaacaggagaaaaagaaacaaattttaattcttgCACACAGAGGTCTCATAGTAATGGGACCTAAGAACTGGCCAAAGCAgttagcttttacatttttagacAAAATTAATTTGAGAGGAATTGACAGAACAAAGAAATTTAGGTTTGGGTGCTAATTAGTAAGGAATTTAAACAGTTTGGACTTGGGTAGTgagttaggaaggaaataacaaggtTTGTTTAGATAGTCTTTTGGCCTGAATTCCCTATCTGGTGATAAGGATGTCTTCCTACCTCCCAGTACAGGGAGGGCGCCTGTCACATGGAAGATTTATTTCCTACTTTCAGGGagacaggagggtcagagtcccTCTTGTATCAgccatttcttaagtaactttaattcaaaataatatgaCATTGAGGCATATTTTGAGGTGCCTGCCGTGAGCCCCACCAAGCCCTATACAGAATGATAAGgagcaaaatatataaaaatagacttTCATTGAGCATTCACTATGTGacagtgttcccagcaccttATATTTATGAAGTCATTTAATCCTATGAGATGGGTAACTATTATTGTCCccatgaggcacagagaggagaaGTACATATTCCATTGCCATAGAAATTAAGTGGAAAAGCCAGGAACATGGACCCTGACATTCTGGCTGCAGAGCCTATGCACATTGCTTTTAGGGAATTGGACCCTCGTACCTTTC
Proteins encoded in this window:
- the LOC132377275 gene encoding intraflagellar transport protein 81 homolog produces the protein MSDQIKFIVDNLNKEPFRKNCNLITFDSLEPMQLLQVLSDVLAEIDPKQVVDIREEMPEQTAKRMLNLLGILKYKPPGNATDMSNFRQGLVIGSKPVIYPVLHWLLQRTNELKKRAYLARFLIKLEVPSEFLQDETVADTNKQYEDLMEAFKTLHKECEQLKTSGFSTAEIRRDVSAMEEEKDQLIKRVERLKKRVETVQNHQRMLKIARQLRVEKEREEFLAQQKQGQKNQLFHALQRLQRIQNQLKSMRHATADAKPESLMKRLEEEIKFNSYMVTEKFPKELENKKKELHFLQKVVSEPAMGHSDLLELESKINEMNTQISQLIEKQMMRNEPIEGKLSLYRQQASIISRKKEAKAEELQEAKEKLANLEREVSVKTNQTREFDGTEVLKGDEGTRFYSQVHSQL